In Haematobia irritans isolate KBUSLIRL chromosome 1, ASM5000362v1, whole genome shotgun sequence, a genomic segment contains:
- the pnr gene encoding pannier isoform X1, translating into MNACFPGICSINYNVRGRQYMYIGGWALHSQVLLSALQATKERKSNSDQLSTRDQLLLQQDLRASNTTAGGQYHQSLGQKYSLSSSLDQQQDFPLHTAKMYHSGAGYPDLSGATGGGGVSSYHQQAAAAAATVSAPVYVPSNRALTNSQYQHVAAHFGTAAAQNAWTSDSFGTAHAQLPPQFYTQNAVMMGSWRAAYDPTGFQRSSPYDSAIDFQFGEGRECVNCGAISTPLWRRDGTGHYLCNACGLYHKMNGMNRPLIKPSKRLVSATATRRLGLCCTNCGTRTTTLWRRNNEGEPVCNACGLYFKLHGVNRPLAMRKDGIQTRKRKPKKTGNSNENGKEIKDDDLKPSMGMERHSLPGSLASKLQSDLAVKSASSSSALHNLSLGSAASSALHSTLSHHMHFSTPSSQQSRLSGVSHNTSSTSVNSSTAGTTTNTSSSNLNSSHNNSLYSPSAALAAQANLNHSQLSASPFGSQKYEHLLSGSNSLSNGLSSSSTPTSNYHAHHLHHHHHHAAAAAAHHAASAAHHHHHHHSPSSLSHQVATSASSGGSLGGYSVKSETNSTNYDYVNNCYFGSSFGALGGSSSSTAGMHGATASDMAGVYHHQHNVIQAAKLMATS; encoded by the exons tcAAATTCCGATCAATTATCTACCCGTGATCAATTGTTATTGCAACAAGACTTAAGAGCATCAAACACAACAGCAGGTGGACAATATCATCAATCTTTGGGTCAGAAGTATTCCTTGAGTTCCTCTTTGGATCAACAACAGGATTTCCCCTTACATACCGCTAAAATGTATCACTCAGGAGCTGGATATCCAGATCTCAGTGGCGCCACTGGAGGTGGTGGTGTTAGTTCTTATCACCAGCAGGCTGCTGCTGCTGCGGCCACTGTCAGTGCACCCGTCTATGTACCCTCGAATCGAGCTCTAACCAATAGCCAATATCAACATGTTGCCGCCCATTTTGGTACAGCAGCAGCACAAAATGCCTGGACATCGGATAGCTTTGGCACCGCGCATGCCCAATTGCCACCCCAGTTCTACACACAAAATGCCGTTATGATGGGTTCGTGGCGGGCAGCATATGATCCAACGGGTTTCCAACGTTCATCACCCTATGATAGTgcaatagattttcaatttggcgAAGGACGCGAATGTGTAAATTGTGGTGCGATAAGCACGCCATTGTGGCGGCGTGATGGCACCGGCCATTATCTTTGTAACGCTTGCGGATTGTATCACAAAATGAACGGTATGAACCGACCGTTGATCAAGCCAAGCAAGCGATTGGTGAGTGCA ACTGCCACTAGACGTTTGGGCCTATGCTGTACGAATTGTGGAACACGTACCACAACTTTGTGGAGACGTAACAATGAAGGGGAACCTGTGTGCAATGCCTGTGGACTTTACTTCAAATTGCATGGGGTAAATCGCCCGCTAGCAATGCGCAAAGATGGTATACAAACCAGAAAAAGGAAGCCAAAGAAAACGGGAAATTCCAATGAAAATGGCAAGGAGATTAAGGATGATG atcTCAAACCATCAATGGGTATGGAACGCCACAGCTTACCTGGTTCATTGGCTTCAAAATTACAAAGTGATTTGGCTGTTAAGAGTGCTAGTTCTAGCTCAGCTTTACATAATCTTAGCCTAGGATCGGCAGCGTCTAGTGCACTCCATAGTACCCTTAGCCATCATATGCATTTTTCAACCCCATCATCGCAACAAAGCAGACTGAGCGGAGTATCACACAACACCTCTTCAACATCGGTAAACTCCTCAACGGCAGGCACAACCACCAACACCTCCTCTAGTAATCTCAATTCGAGCCACAACAATAGTCTGTACTCGCCGTCAGCAGCTTTGGCTGCTCAAGCTAATTTAAATCATTCCCAACTTTCCGCTTCGCCCTTTGGAAGTCAAAAATATGAGCATTTACTAAGTGGAAGCAATTCTCTGAGCAATGGTTTAAGTTCATCATCGACACCAACATCAAATTATCATGCCCACCATTTGCATCATCACCACCATCATGCTGCTGCAGCTGCGGCCCACCATGCAGCATCAGCggctcatcatcatcaccaccatCATTCACCATCATCGTTGTCTCATCAGGTGGCAACATCGGCGAGCAGTGGGGGCAGCCTGGGAGGTTATAGTGTGAAATCCGAGACAAATTCGACCAACTATGACTATGTAAACAATTGCTATTTTGGTTCATCATTTGGAGCTTTGGGTGGGTCATCGTCATCGACGGCAGGTATGCATGGTGCCACAGCCTCTGATATGGCAGGTGTATATCATCATCAGCATAATGTCATACAAGCTGCAAAATTAATGGCCACATCGTAG
- the pnr gene encoding pannier isoform X3 translates to MGILLSDGESNSDQLSTRDQLLLQQDLRASNTTAGGQYHQSLGQKYSLSSSLDQQQDFPLHTAKMYHSGAGYPDLSGATGGGGVSSYHQQAAAAAATVSAPVYVPSNRALTNSQYQHVAAHFGTAAAQNAWTSDSFGTAHAQLPPQFYTQNAVMMGSWRAAYDPTGFQRSSPYDSAIDFQFGEGRECVNCGAISTPLWRRDGTGHYLCNACGLYHKMNGMNRPLIKPSKRLVSATATRRLGLCCTNCGTRTTTLWRRNNEGEPVCNACGLYFKLHGVNRPLAMRKDGIQTRKRKPKKTGNSNENGKEIKDDDLKPSMGMERHSLPGSLASKLQSDLAVKSASSSSALHNLSLGSAASSALHSTLSHHMHFSTPSSQQSRLSGVSHNTSSTSVNSSTAGTTTNTSSSNLNSSHNNSLYSPSAALAAQANLNHSQLSASPFGSQKYEHLLSGSNSLSNGLSSSSTPTSNYHAHHLHHHHHHAAAAAAHHAASAAHHHHHHHSPSSLSHQVATSASSGGSLGGYSVKSETNSTNYDYVNNCYFGSSFGALGGSSSSTAGMHGATASDMAGVYHHQHNVIQAAKLMATS, encoded by the exons tcAAATTCCGATCAATTATCTACCCGTGATCAATTGTTATTGCAACAAGACTTAAGAGCATCAAACACAACAGCAGGTGGACAATATCATCAATCTTTGGGTCAGAAGTATTCCTTGAGTTCCTCTTTGGATCAACAACAGGATTTCCCCTTACATACCGCTAAAATGTATCACTCAGGAGCTGGATATCCAGATCTCAGTGGCGCCACTGGAGGTGGTGGTGTTAGTTCTTATCACCAGCAGGCTGCTGCTGCTGCGGCCACTGTCAGTGCACCCGTCTATGTACCCTCGAATCGAGCTCTAACCAATAGCCAATATCAACATGTTGCCGCCCATTTTGGTACAGCAGCAGCACAAAATGCCTGGACATCGGATAGCTTTGGCACCGCGCATGCCCAATTGCCACCCCAGTTCTACACACAAAATGCCGTTATGATGGGTTCGTGGCGGGCAGCATATGATCCAACGGGTTTCCAACGTTCATCACCCTATGATAGTgcaatagattttcaatttggcgAAGGACGCGAATGTGTAAATTGTGGTGCGATAAGCACGCCATTGTGGCGGCGTGATGGCACCGGCCATTATCTTTGTAACGCTTGCGGATTGTATCACAAAATGAACGGTATGAACCGACCGTTGATCAAGCCAAGCAAGCGATTGGTGAGTGCA ACTGCCACTAGACGTTTGGGCCTATGCTGTACGAATTGTGGAACACGTACCACAACTTTGTGGAGACGTAACAATGAAGGGGAACCTGTGTGCAATGCCTGTGGACTTTACTTCAAATTGCATGGGGTAAATCGCCCGCTAGCAATGCGCAAAGATGGTATACAAACCAGAAAAAGGAAGCCAAAGAAAACGGGAAATTCCAATGAAAATGGCAAGGAGATTAAGGATGATG atcTCAAACCATCAATGGGTATGGAACGCCACAGCTTACCTGGTTCATTGGCTTCAAAATTACAAAGTGATTTGGCTGTTAAGAGTGCTAGTTCTAGCTCAGCTTTACATAATCTTAGCCTAGGATCGGCAGCGTCTAGTGCACTCCATAGTACCCTTAGCCATCATATGCATTTTTCAACCCCATCATCGCAACAAAGCAGACTGAGCGGAGTATCACACAACACCTCTTCAACATCGGTAAACTCCTCAACGGCAGGCACAACCACCAACACCTCCTCTAGTAATCTCAATTCGAGCCACAACAATAGTCTGTACTCGCCGTCAGCAGCTTTGGCTGCTCAAGCTAATTTAAATCATTCCCAACTTTCCGCTTCGCCCTTTGGAAGTCAAAAATATGAGCATTTACTAAGTGGAAGCAATTCTCTGAGCAATGGTTTAAGTTCATCATCGACACCAACATCAAATTATCATGCCCACCATTTGCATCATCACCACCATCATGCTGCTGCAGCTGCGGCCCACCATGCAGCATCAGCggctcatcatcatcaccaccatCATTCACCATCATCGTTGTCTCATCAGGTGGCAACATCGGCGAGCAGTGGGGGCAGCCTGGGAGGTTATAGTGTGAAATCCGAGACAAATTCGACCAACTATGACTATGTAAACAATTGCTATTTTGGTTCATCATTTGGAGCTTTGGGTGGGTCATCGTCATCGACGGCAGGTATGCATGGTGCCACAGCCTCTGATATGGCAGGTGTATATCATCATCAGCATAATGTCATACAAGCTGCAAAATTAATGGCCACATCGTAG
- the pnr gene encoding pannier isoform X4, with protein MYMGWSKSNSDQLSTRDQLLLQQDLRASNTTAGGQYHQSLGQKYSLSSSLDQQQDFPLHTAKMYHSGAGYPDLSGATGGGGVSSYHQQAAAAAATVSAPVYVPSNRALTNSQYQHVAAHFGTAAAQNAWTSDSFGTAHAQLPPQFYTQNAVMMGSWRAAYDPTGFQRSSPYDSAIDFQFGEGRECVNCGAISTPLWRRDGTGHYLCNACGLYHKMNGMNRPLIKPSKRLVSATATRRLGLCCTNCGTRTTTLWRRNNEGEPVCNACGLYFKLHGVNRPLAMRKDGIQTRKRKPKKTGNSNENGKEIKDDDLKPSMGMERHSLPGSLASKLQSDLAVKSASSSSALHNLSLGSAASSALHSTLSHHMHFSTPSSQQSRLSGVSHNTSSTSVNSSTAGTTTNTSSSNLNSSHNNSLYSPSAALAAQANLNHSQLSASPFGSQKYEHLLSGSNSLSNGLSSSSTPTSNYHAHHLHHHHHHAAAAAAHHAASAAHHHHHHHSPSSLSHQVATSASSGGSLGGYSVKSETNSTNYDYVNNCYFGSSFGALGGSSSSTAGMHGATASDMAGVYHHQHNVIQAAKLMATS; from the exons tcAAATTCCGATCAATTATCTACCCGTGATCAATTGTTATTGCAACAAGACTTAAGAGCATCAAACACAACAGCAGGTGGACAATATCATCAATCTTTGGGTCAGAAGTATTCCTTGAGTTCCTCTTTGGATCAACAACAGGATTTCCCCTTACATACCGCTAAAATGTATCACTCAGGAGCTGGATATCCAGATCTCAGTGGCGCCACTGGAGGTGGTGGTGTTAGTTCTTATCACCAGCAGGCTGCTGCTGCTGCGGCCACTGTCAGTGCACCCGTCTATGTACCCTCGAATCGAGCTCTAACCAATAGCCAATATCAACATGTTGCCGCCCATTTTGGTACAGCAGCAGCACAAAATGCCTGGACATCGGATAGCTTTGGCACCGCGCATGCCCAATTGCCACCCCAGTTCTACACACAAAATGCCGTTATGATGGGTTCGTGGCGGGCAGCATATGATCCAACGGGTTTCCAACGTTCATCACCCTATGATAGTgcaatagattttcaatttggcgAAGGACGCGAATGTGTAAATTGTGGTGCGATAAGCACGCCATTGTGGCGGCGTGATGGCACCGGCCATTATCTTTGTAACGCTTGCGGATTGTATCACAAAATGAACGGTATGAACCGACCGTTGATCAAGCCAAGCAAGCGATTGGTGAGTGCA ACTGCCACTAGACGTTTGGGCCTATGCTGTACGAATTGTGGAACACGTACCACAACTTTGTGGAGACGTAACAATGAAGGGGAACCTGTGTGCAATGCCTGTGGACTTTACTTCAAATTGCATGGGGTAAATCGCCCGCTAGCAATGCGCAAAGATGGTATACAAACCAGAAAAAGGAAGCCAAAGAAAACGGGAAATTCCAATGAAAATGGCAAGGAGATTAAGGATGATG atcTCAAACCATCAATGGGTATGGAACGCCACAGCTTACCTGGTTCATTGGCTTCAAAATTACAAAGTGATTTGGCTGTTAAGAGTGCTAGTTCTAGCTCAGCTTTACATAATCTTAGCCTAGGATCGGCAGCGTCTAGTGCACTCCATAGTACCCTTAGCCATCATATGCATTTTTCAACCCCATCATCGCAACAAAGCAGACTGAGCGGAGTATCACACAACACCTCTTCAACATCGGTAAACTCCTCAACGGCAGGCACAACCACCAACACCTCCTCTAGTAATCTCAATTCGAGCCACAACAATAGTCTGTACTCGCCGTCAGCAGCTTTGGCTGCTCAAGCTAATTTAAATCATTCCCAACTTTCCGCTTCGCCCTTTGGAAGTCAAAAATATGAGCATTTACTAAGTGGAAGCAATTCTCTGAGCAATGGTTTAAGTTCATCATCGACACCAACATCAAATTATCATGCCCACCATTTGCATCATCACCACCATCATGCTGCTGCAGCTGCGGCCCACCATGCAGCATCAGCggctcatcatcatcaccaccatCATTCACCATCATCGTTGTCTCATCAGGTGGCAACATCGGCGAGCAGTGGGGGCAGCCTGGGAGGTTATAGTGTGAAATCCGAGACAAATTCGACCAACTATGACTATGTAAACAATTGCTATTTTGGTTCATCATTTGGAGCTTTGGGTGGGTCATCGTCATCGACGGCAGGTATGCATGGTGCCACAGCCTCTGATATGGCAGGTGTATATCATCATCAGCATAATGTCATACAAGCTGCAAAATTAATGGCCACATCGTAG
- the pnr gene encoding pannier isoform X2 yields the protein MNACFPGICSINYNVRGRQYMYIGGWALHSQVLLSALQATKERKSNSDQLSTRDQLLLQQDLRASNTTAGGQYHQSLGQKYSLSSSLDQQQDFPLHTAKMYHSGAGYPDLSGATGGGGVSSYHQQAAAAAATVSAPVYVPSNRALTNSQYQHVAAHFGTAAAQNAWTSDSFGTAHAQLPPQFYTQNAVMMGSWRAAYDPTGFQRSSPYDSAIDFQFGEGRECVNCGAISTPLWRRDGTGHYLCNACGLYHKMNGMNRPLIKPSKRLTATRRLGLCCTNCGTRTTTLWRRNNEGEPVCNACGLYFKLHGVNRPLAMRKDGIQTRKRKPKKTGNSNENGKEIKDDDLKPSMGMERHSLPGSLASKLQSDLAVKSASSSSALHNLSLGSAASSALHSTLSHHMHFSTPSSQQSRLSGVSHNTSSTSVNSSTAGTTTNTSSSNLNSSHNNSLYSPSAALAAQANLNHSQLSASPFGSQKYEHLLSGSNSLSNGLSSSSTPTSNYHAHHLHHHHHHAAAAAAHHAASAAHHHHHHHSPSSLSHQVATSASSGGSLGGYSVKSETNSTNYDYVNNCYFGSSFGALGGSSSSTAGMHGATASDMAGVYHHQHNVIQAAKLMATS from the exons tcAAATTCCGATCAATTATCTACCCGTGATCAATTGTTATTGCAACAAGACTTAAGAGCATCAAACACAACAGCAGGTGGACAATATCATCAATCTTTGGGTCAGAAGTATTCCTTGAGTTCCTCTTTGGATCAACAACAGGATTTCCCCTTACATACCGCTAAAATGTATCACTCAGGAGCTGGATATCCAGATCTCAGTGGCGCCACTGGAGGTGGTGGTGTTAGTTCTTATCACCAGCAGGCTGCTGCTGCTGCGGCCACTGTCAGTGCACCCGTCTATGTACCCTCGAATCGAGCTCTAACCAATAGCCAATATCAACATGTTGCCGCCCATTTTGGTACAGCAGCAGCACAAAATGCCTGGACATCGGATAGCTTTGGCACCGCGCATGCCCAATTGCCACCCCAGTTCTACACACAAAATGCCGTTATGATGGGTTCGTGGCGGGCAGCATATGATCCAACGGGTTTCCAACGTTCATCACCCTATGATAGTgcaatagattttcaatttggcgAAGGACGCGAATGTGTAAATTGTGGTGCGATAAGCACGCCATTGTGGCGGCGTGATGGCACCGGCCATTATCTTTGTAACGCTTGCGGATTGTATCACAAAATGAACGGTATGAACCGACCGTTGATCAAGCCAAGCAAGCGATTG ACTGCCACTAGACGTTTGGGCCTATGCTGTACGAATTGTGGAACACGTACCACAACTTTGTGGAGACGTAACAATGAAGGGGAACCTGTGTGCAATGCCTGTGGACTTTACTTCAAATTGCATGGGGTAAATCGCCCGCTAGCAATGCGCAAAGATGGTATACAAACCAGAAAAAGGAAGCCAAAGAAAACGGGAAATTCCAATGAAAATGGCAAGGAGATTAAGGATGATG atcTCAAACCATCAATGGGTATGGAACGCCACAGCTTACCTGGTTCATTGGCTTCAAAATTACAAAGTGATTTGGCTGTTAAGAGTGCTAGTTCTAGCTCAGCTTTACATAATCTTAGCCTAGGATCGGCAGCGTCTAGTGCACTCCATAGTACCCTTAGCCATCATATGCATTTTTCAACCCCATCATCGCAACAAAGCAGACTGAGCGGAGTATCACACAACACCTCTTCAACATCGGTAAACTCCTCAACGGCAGGCACAACCACCAACACCTCCTCTAGTAATCTCAATTCGAGCCACAACAATAGTCTGTACTCGCCGTCAGCAGCTTTGGCTGCTCAAGCTAATTTAAATCATTCCCAACTTTCCGCTTCGCCCTTTGGAAGTCAAAAATATGAGCATTTACTAAGTGGAAGCAATTCTCTGAGCAATGGTTTAAGTTCATCATCGACACCAACATCAAATTATCATGCCCACCATTTGCATCATCACCACCATCATGCTGCTGCAGCTGCGGCCCACCATGCAGCATCAGCggctcatcatcatcaccaccatCATTCACCATCATCGTTGTCTCATCAGGTGGCAACATCGGCGAGCAGTGGGGGCAGCCTGGGAGGTTATAGTGTGAAATCCGAGACAAATTCGACCAACTATGACTATGTAAACAATTGCTATTTTGGTTCATCATTTGGAGCTTTGGGTGGGTCATCGTCATCGACGGCAGGTATGCATGGTGCCACAGCCTCTGATATGGCAGGTGTATATCATCATCAGCATAATGTCATACAAGCTGCAAAATTAATGGCCACATCGTAG